One window of the Colletotrichum destructivum chromosome 4, complete sequence genome contains the following:
- a CDS encoding Putative carboxylesterase, type B, carboxylesterase type B, active, alpha/Beta hydrolase, which produces MSPPVSSPVRDQRPTVRLNQGTYIGATLAEPTFPRSVDAFLGVPYATCQRLRRAELPGASRDTFDASDYGPACPTADPSFPSDENCLNANIFRSVTAGHEDDVQQSGAKREKVPVLVYCHGGAFNFGRGGDRNLAAFVAFAKRDLVAVSFNYRLGPLGFLPCGLAAAEGIANLGLLDQRMLLQWVQRNIAAFGGDEKDVTVMGFSAGAHSLGHHLLSPSSRALFRRAILESGAPTARSVLSSAHPRHEAQFTQFLACASLSGVSPPEILPALRALPLRTLLHASLATWTECAPSVQWPFQPSVDGDATEDGIIPIPPIEAWGSPSLPPPPPLITGFNTSEGTMFVPAAASSPTALADFFSVLIPALTPRDLELLESLYPPASTYPPPPTPAHGPQFRRLAQAYGHYGYIAPLLHSAHLASLAGAPVWVYEYAAHADLAAANHGDHVPAATHDTDVLSAHTTPGLLAVSDAMHGYWSSFATAGAAAAANNDDNGDADGPNALPNTSGVAWPRFVTPFGDAGDSALPSSGPQSADETPRGRILVFGEGNDELMGGRGERRRGAVARVRTLTGLELRQFRFWWDRVGLSEGNGSC; this is translated from the exons ATGAGCCCCCCGGTGTCAAGCCCGGTCCGCGACCAGCGGCCCACGGTACGTCTGAACCAGGGGACGTACATTGGCGCGACGCTCGCCGAACCCACGTTCCCCCGCAGCGTCGATGCCTTCCTCGGTGTGCCTTACGCCACGTGTCAACGTCTTCGGCGTGCAGAGTTGCCCGGGGCTTCGCGGGATACCTTTGACGCATCAGACTACGGCCCGGCGTGCCCGACGGCTGACCCTTCGTTCCCGTCTGACGAGAATTGTCTCAATGCCAACATCTTCCGCTCGGTTACGGCAGGGCATGAAGACGATGTCCAGCAATCTGGGGCGAAGAGGGAAAAAGTGCCCGTTCTTGTCTACT GCCACGGGGGCGCCTTCAACTTTGGCCGCGGAGGGGACAGGAACCTGGCTGCCTTCGTTGCCTTCGCGAAGCGTGATCTCGTCGCCGTGAGCTTTAATTACCGCCTCGGACCGCTGGGTTTTCTGCCCTGcggtctcgccgccgccgaaggcATTGCGAACCTAGGGCTGCTGGACCAGAGGATGCTGCTGCAGTGGGTCCAGCGGAACATCGCCGCGTTTGGGGGTGATGAGAAGGACGTCACGGTCATGGGCTTCAGCGCCGGTGCGCACTCG CTCGGCCATCATCTcctctcgccgtcctcccgCGCCCTCTTCCGCCGCGCGATCCTCGAGTCCGGCGCGCCCACGGCTCGCTCCGTCCTTTCGTCGGCGCATCCCCGCCACGAAGCGCAGTTCACCCAGTTCCTCGCCTGCGCCTCGCTCTCCGGCGTTTCGCCCCCGGAGATCCTTCCCGCCCTGCGTGCCTTGCCCCTCCGGACCCTCCTGCACGCCTCGCTGGCGACGTGGACCGAGTGCGCGCCCTCTGTGCAGTGGCCCTTCCAGCcctccgtcgacggcgatgccaCCGAGGACGGCATAATCCCAATCCCGCCCATCGAGGCCTGGGgatccccttccctccctcccccgccgcccctgATCACCGGCTTTAACACCTCCGAAGGGACAATGTTCGTcccggcggccgcgtccTCACCCACTGCCCTAGCCGATTTCTTCTCCGTCCTGATTCCCGCTCTCACCCCGCGggacctcgagctcctcgagtCCCTCTACCCGCCCGCGTCCACCTACCCTCCCCCGCCGACCCCGGCCCACGGCCCTCAGTTCCGGCGGCTGGCGCAGGCGTATGGGCACTACGGCTACATCGCGCCGCTCCTCCACTCGGCGCacctcgcctccctcgcgGGCGCCCCAGTGTGGGTGTACGAGTACGCCGCTCACGcggacctcgccgccgcgaacCACGGCGACCATGTCCCCGCCGCCACGCACGACACTGACGTCCTCTCCGCCCACACGACgcccggcctcctcgccgtctcaGACGCCATGCATGGATACTGGTCATCCTTTGCAAcggccggtgccgccgccgccgccaacaatGATGACAAtggtgacgccgacgggCCCAACGCACTCCCGAACACCAGCGGCGTCGCCTGGCCGCGCTTCGTAACCCCCTTTGGCGACGCAGGGGATTCGGCCCTTCCGAGCTCAGGCCCCCAAAGCGCCGACGAGACGCCGCGCGGCCGCATCCTGGTGTTTGGCGAGGGCAACGACGAGCTCatgggagggagaggagagcgGCGGAGGGGTGCCGTGGCGCGCGTGCGGACGCTGACGGGGCTCGAGTTAAGGCAGTTCCGGTTCTGGTGGGATCGGGTTGGGTTGAGCGAGGGCAACGGGAGTTGCTGA
- a CDS encoding Putative DASH complex subunit Dad2 protein, with protein MSFPTRSLSTRLPGAGSQNASAGPSPMLVARIAEKKAELEHLKELRDLSAAVAGQMEALEQKLATLSDGTEAIAMVIGNWHNVLRAINMASAQLAKPQGQEPLESEDASLPLPQTLVRIPTEHAPTLQAQAENVTESAENSTITP; from the exons ATGTCCTTCCCGACAAGGTCCCTTTCTACTCGGCTCCCGGGCGCGGGGTCACAGAACGCCTCAGCAGGCCCGTCACCCATGCTGGTAGCGCGTAttgccgagaagaaggccgaaTTGGAACATCTGAAGGAGCTGCGCGACCTCAGTGCCGCCGTTGCAGGTCAAATGGAAGCACTGGAGCAGAAACTGGCGACCCTTTCAGATGGCACGGAAG CTATTGCCATGGTCATTGGCAACTGGCATAACGTGCTGCGTGCCATTAACATGGCTTCCG CCCAACTCGCCAAGCCGCAGGGACAGGAACCGTTGGAGTCGGAAGACGCCagcctccccctccctcagACGCTGGTTCGCATTCCAACGGAGCACGCCCCGACGCTTCAGGCTCAGGCCGAAAATGTGACAGAGTCCGCAGAGAACAGCACAATCACCCCCTGA
- a CDS encoding Putative shugoshin, with the protein MARLNEPPVSADSMDIMRRKLLRQNRELAKANATHLSRIKSLEADFARSLSENLKLNSYIIELKEELKNSNTRRVADHARDIRSQLESQLKECLSVLETLGQEPPTKRHASPQGRRIARASLSPRSPPQRRPPRESSKDTEARALQEGRLPPIAENKSYPRATLDREQILALCSEAADTTDTADTTDSPELGPPPLSRYVDTDPVSIGSPRQPLEAELPEATHGSPKVSPLPAPAPPSASAPRTTNKPERNITVRPDPAPTSENVQVEAKQTPKDTPIAPHMNAKVGSKRKYSTGDDASKTTKPVADVTKPKETEERLTTAREQPSGQTLKELASRRREARERMSAPVNPRKPLSAKSTNDDMASPVKSAKTAADNGKAPEKPKPRAARERAAQKIREEAEPEPEPIEVPLASPPPPAPMVDVLPSTETVSMEAVLLSPASPEPTSRMSLPSVRDTPPPTDISSHGETSRPSRRARASVSYAEPNLRDKMRRPTKELYDAVTGQTRYLQRSGSANAEQLLAEGFPVVKRESSDDGSWRRIPAALSPSRQAIQRDNSPHSPADGTNTPEPVLSVAKPPRKKRSSSMMSGSISENEGQRAPQQPSSGSTSLEKVDSSQPTPSPERDLDPYEFTTSTPGSDTSRVEPKENAAPVRHIKSSRRLSSVMGEDFKADSTDVLERTRAGGPRKRASMVLPKRNRVDAESLEDSSFESVESVESVESGDFQDKKSKVSMRRRSMML; encoded by the exons ATGGCCCGACTAAACGAACCCCCCGTATCTGCAGATAGCATGGACATTA TGCGTAGAAAGCTGCTGCGCCAAAACAGGGAActcgccaaggccaacgcTACTCACCTGTCCCGTATCAAGAGCCTCGAAGCGGACTTCGCTCGATCACTATCGGAGAACCTCAAACTAAACAGCTACATCATTGAGCTGAAGGAGGAGCTCAAAAACAGCAACACCCGACGGGTAGCGGACCACGCCCGGGATATTAGGTCACAGCTCGAATCTCAGCTGAAAGAATGCCTGTCGGTTCTTGAGACCCTTGGCCAGGAGCCTCCGACCAAACGACATGCGAGCCCCCAAGGGCGAAGGATCGCCAGAGCCAGTCTGTCGCCTCGTAGCCCTCCGCAGAGACGGCCACCAAGGGAGTCATCTAAGGACACGGAGGCCCGAGCGCTGCAAGAGGGCCGTCTCCCTCCCATTGCAGAGAACAAGTCATATCCCAGAGCAACACTTGA CCGTGAGCAGATACTTGCCCTATGCTCAGAAGCCGCAGACACGACAGACACCGCCGATACCACCGATTCCCCTGAACTTGGTCCGCCACCACTGTCACGATATGTCGATACAGATCCCGTCAGTATTGGGTCTCCCCGTCAGCCCTTGGAAGCTGAACTGCCTGAAGCTACTCACGGTTCGCCGAAGGTGTCACCCTTGCCGGCGCCTGCaccgccatcggcatcagCGCCTAGAACAACGAACAAGCCCGAGAGGAACATCACTGTACGACCCGATCCTGCTCCTACGAGTGAGAACGTCCAGGTCGAGGCCAAACAAACCCCCAAAGATACCCCCATCGCACCGCATATGAACGCCAAGGTCGGCTCGAAGCGGAAATACAGCACGGGTGACGATGCGAGCAAGACCACCAAGCCAGTCGCCGACGTGACGAAACCAAAAGAAACCGAGGAACGCCTTACCACAGCCCGCGAACAACCCAGCGGGCAGACCCTGAAGGAACTGGCCAGCAGACGACGTGAAGCTAGGGAACGCATGTCGGCGCCAGTGAACCCAAGGAAGCCGCTCTCTGCCAAAAGCACAAATGATGACATGGCTTCGCCAGTGAAGAGTGCCAAGACTGCAGCAGATAATGGAAAGGCTCCAGAGAAGCCCAAGCCGCGGGCAGCAAGGGAGCGGGCGGCCCAGAAGATTCGAGAGgaagccgagcccgagcctGAACCTATTGAGGTGCCTctggcatcgccgccgccacctgcGCCCATGGTCGACGTCCTACCAAGCACAGAGACTGTCTCTATGGAAGCCGTTCTCCTGTCCCCGGCATCACCCGAACCCACATCCAGGATGAGCCTGCCCAGTGTCCGCGATACGCCCCCACCCACAGATATCTCCTCTCACGGAGAAACATCACGACCAAGCAGGCGGGCACGAGCGTCTGTGAGTTACGCTGAGCCCAATCTGCGTGACAAGATGCGACGCCCTACAAAAGAACTATATGACGCCGTCACCGGCCAGACCAGATACCTCCAGCGCAGCGGGAGTGCCAACGCGGAGCAGCTCCTTGCCGAGGGATTTCCTGTGGTCAAACGCGAGTCCAGCGACGATGGCTCTTGGAGGCGAATTCCAGCAGCCTTATCACCCTCACGGCAGGCCATACAGCGCGACAACAGTCCCCACAGTCCGGCCGATGGAACAAACACACCAGAACCGGTTCTCAGCGTGGCAAAGCCCCCGCGCAAGAAAcgctcgtcctcgatgatGTCGGGATCCATTAGCGAGAACGAAGGACAGAGGGCGCCCCAACAACCCTCCAGCGGCTCTACCAGTCTGGAGAAAGTTGACAGTAGTCAGCCTACTCCGTCGCCTGAAAGGGACCTAGATCCCTACGAGTTCACGACCTCAACCCCGGGAAGCGACACTTCTCGAGTCGAGCCAAAGGAGAATGCCGCCCCGGTGCGTCATATCAAGTCTTCGCGACGCCTCTCGTCTGTCATGGGGGAAGATTTCAAAGCCGACAGCACGGACGTACTGGAGCGGACAAGAGCCGG